The DNA sequence AACACACCGGTATGACAATCTATTTGGGAACAGATCACAGGGGTTACAAATTAAAAGAGAATATTTTTCAGTGGCTTGTTGATGGGGGACATTTGGTTGAAGACTATGGTGCATATGAACTAAATCCTGATGATGATTATACTTTGCATGCCGAAAAGGTTGCCTCAGTCGTCGCACGCGAGAAAGAAGCTTTTGGAATTCTTTTGTGTGGTTCTGGAGTCGGAATGGCAGTAGCTGCCAATAAGTTTGATAATATACGAGCATCGGTAGGCAAAGAAGTTGATCAGGTAAAAGCGGGCAGATGTGATGATGACTTAAACATTTTGGTTATTGCGGCTGACTTCACAAGTGAAACGGAAGCTAAAGAAATGATAGAGACTTTTCTTCAAACACGGTTTGATGGGGAGGTTAGACACGTAAGAAGATTGGAGGATATAAAAAGAATCGAGGCGAATAATTAAAAAGAAATAACAAGCGTCCTTTTTTAAGTATGTTATTTTTGCACGAAGTCTTTAGGAGACATGCAAGTGCTTGCGGATGGACACCCACCACCAAACTTACATCCGCGCTTTCCCCATTCGTCAGATTGTGGATTTGTGTTAAATCTTCTCAATCTTGGTTCTAACAAATAAATTTCCTGCCTCATCTTAAACAAACTAGCCGGTGGAGAATAGTATGTAAAGAGCACACACCCATCGCAAGTTTTATGTTCCATGAAAGGTGTCATAGGATTTAGGTTAGTAAATTTCAACTTTATCAATAAACTTCTTATGCTATACCTTGTAGTTAATATGCGTAAGTTTTATCATGAGATATGAGCCTTATTGCGAGTAAACAAATAAATGCACAAGGAAAGCTTGCGTTTCTTCGTGTAGATTTGGATGAAGACAATTTTGACAATCCAAGAATAAAAGTCGCCCTCCAGGTTTCAAAAGAATTACTAAAACAAAATCCCAAAAAATTGGTAATTTGCGGACACAGAGGACGACCAAAGGGAAAAGTCGATAAGCTGTCAATGTCTATTTTCAAAGCGTTTTTTGAGAATGAAATGAAAAGACATGTAGAATTTATCACCTACGAAGATTTTCCGTTTGGTAATAAATTCAGCTCGTCAGATCACCAAGTTTTTTTAATGGAAAACTTAAGATTTTGGGAAGGAGAAACCGGTAATGCAAGTGAGTTTGTGGACAATCTATACAGTTATTTTAGCCCTGAAATATACATCAATGAAGCATTTGCCAGTAGTCATAGAGAGCATGCATCTATCTTTGGTTTGCCTAAACTTATTAAAACCAAAGGCGGTCAAATTGTTTTTGGAGAAAGATTCATAAAAGAGATTGAAATGCTGGAAAAGGTATTAAACGATTCATCTAAACCGTCGCGTGTTTATATCAGCGGTATCAAGGAAGATAAACTAAAATACATTGATGCTTTTAAGGATAAGTTTGATGAAGTGTTGGTTGCAGGTCGGCTTCCCGATTTGATGGGAGAAATAGACAAAGACCCGATTACGCAAAGGCTAATTAATTCAAACGTTGTTGTGGCAAATCTTAATCAAGATAAAGAAGATATCACAATTAGATCAATTGAAATTTTTGAAGAAGCAGCCAAAGGGGCAAAGACAATTATTGTCTCAGGCCCGATTGGAAAATTCGAGGATGAAGGTCAAAGATTGGGAACAAAGAGAGTGTTTACGGCAATTGCCAATTCTAATGCTTATAAGATAGCAGGGGGTGGAGATACCGAAGAAGCAATTAAATATTTTAAACTGGAAAACAAATTTGATTGGATTAGTACAGGTGGAGGAGCAATGCTTTATTATTTGGAGAATAAGACAATGCCGGGAATTGATGTAAGTCTTTAATTGTCTGAATGTCTAATGGGATCCGTTTCTATGTCACCAGTTATGAAAGATCCATCGTTGCCAATTCCTGTGGCATCTTCCTTGTCATAATTATGACCTGTTTCATCTTCTAGAGGCGGGTTCGTATTATCATCGTACTCGTCCTTTCTGTCAGGTGGATCATTTTCAATAGTAAAATACATTTTAGAGTAATACTATAACACACACTTGATAAGGTGGGGCGCGTCTACTAGACTGAATATATGACCCTAATGCTACTAACGTGGGTGTCGTGGGTTATAAATTATGATTAGAGTTGCTATTAATGGTTACGGAAGAATAGGAAGACTTGCCTTTCGTGTAATTGCCAAAAGTCACGAAAGCGAAATAGAATTGGTTGCAATTAACACATCAGGTAGTATGAATACCGCTGGTTGAGCGTATTTAACGAATTACGATAGTTCATATGGAAAGTTTGAAACGGTTATTAGGTCTGAAGAAATTTCAGATCCTAAGGATGTAACTGCAAACTCAGGTGAGAATACTATTGGAGTAGAAGTGCAACAATGAACAAGGTAAATAACTATGAAAAGTTGAGAGATTTTATACAGAAACCTTCGATTGGGACTTTGATCCTTTGGTTGAACAAGTCCTTTAGAAAGTTGTGGAAGTGGTGGATTGTTTTGTTAATTATCATGTTCGCTGTTCCTTGTGTGAAATATCGCATCCCATTGGATCCAGCAATGGACAAGGAAGTGATGCATAGTTTTCAAAACTATTTTGAACCATGCTCGAATGTCAATTTATGGAAGACTTATATTAATTTTGGTTATACATTAATTATTCCAGTAGTTTTACCTTTACTTATAGTTGTAAGCTACATTTATCACAGGAGAGGGCAAAGATCTGAGATATATGATAATCTCCTTTCTTGGTTTGGTATTATTGCTTTACTAACCTTTTCATATCCAATAGCTGGTTTAATTTTCGACTTCATGTTGATTCCTGTAGGAATATATTTCAATTTCATTTAATGTCTTTACCTTTACAACCTGCCTTGATAGACTGAATATAGATCTACGTTGCTGCAATCTAAGCTTGTAGTAAAACAATAATTATGATTAGAGTTGCTATTAATGGTTACGGAAGAATCGGAAGACTTGCTTTTCGCGTGATTGCCAAAGCCCACGAGAGTGAACTGGAATTAGTCGCGATAAACACCTCTGGTAGCATGAATACTGCCGGTTGGGCATATTTGACTAATTACGATACTTCGTACGGAAAATTTGAAACTGTAATTAGATCGGAAGAAACAAAAGACCTCAAAGAGGCAACAGATGATAATCCCGAAATTGGCAACTTTCTATATCACGACAAAAAGGTTCCCGTTTTGGCACAAAAAGACCCCGAGAAACTTCCTTGGAAAAAGTACAACGTCGATGTTGTGATTGAAGCAACCGGTGCATTTACCACACAAGAAGGTGCACATAAACACGCGATAGCGGGAGCAAGAAGGGTAGTAATTTCTGCTCCGAGTAAAGGTGAAAATGTGGGAACGTATGTGATTGGTGTCAATGAAGTAAAAGGGAATCCGGAAGTAATTTCAAATGCGAGTTGTACAACAAATTGCGTTGCACCTGTTGCGTCGGTTCTTCATTCTGCATTTGGGATTGAGAAGGCATTAATGACGACAATTCATGGTTACACCGATGATCAAAGATTAAAAGATAACTCGCATAAAGACTTGCGACGAGCTAGAGCCGCTGCCGAAAATATTATCCCGGCATCAACGGGAGCGGCTATTGCTACAACCGAGACAATTCCTGAGCTGAAAGGTTTGTTTGATGGCATGTCACTAAGAGTTCCGGTTGCCACAGGTTCAATAACAGACTTTACAATACTTCTTAAAAGAAATGTCACCAAAGAAGAAGTAAACGAAGCTCTCAAAAATGCAGCTGAAAACAATGCAATATACAAAGGAATTCTGGCAGTTACCGAGGAGCCGTTGGTTTCTTCTGACATTATTGGAAGGACGGAAAGTGCAATTGTTGATTTACCGCTAACGCAAGTGGTTGCCGGCAATTTAGTAAAAGTTTTTGCCTGGTATGATAATGAGTGGGGATATACCAATAGATTGGTGGAACAAGTAGTAAGAGTTGGTCATACATTAGGATCTGAAATTGCCCCCAGTGATCCGATTTCCCTTTCCCACCAAATGGAAAGCTAATGATTTAAGTGACTTTGGTTGGCTTATTTAATTAAAAGAATTTTGAAATGATAATAATACCCTCGATTCTTACAGGAAAGTTAGACGAATTTGAAAGCTTAATGCAGGTTGCACGAAGTTCAAAAGGAATTCATATAGATTTTATTGACGGAGTTTATGCGGACAACACAACAATCACACCCACAGAAATTGATCTAACTAAATACGATAACAGATTCTTTGATGCGCATGTGCAGGTTGCCTCTGACAGTTTGGATAATTGGGTTGAGGAATCCATTAACGCTGGCTTTGACAGAATTATAACTCAGTACGAAAGTATAAATCAGTTTGAAAAGTACTTGGCAACAATAGCTCAAGCTGGGAAAATTGCCGGAATCGCTTTTGATCTTAATACTGACATACCTACAAATACAAATATTTATAAAAATATCCAAACGGTTTTGGTTATGAGTGTTAAAGCCGGATTTGGAGGTCAGAAGTTTGATAATTTGGCACTTAACAAAATTAGCTCCTTGGCAAAAATAAGAAAGGAAAATAATTTAAATTTTTCAATCGGTGTTGATGGGGGAGTTAACGAAGATAACATTAGAAATATTTTTCAAGCAGGAGCTGATGAAGTAGTAATTGGAAGACGGTTGTTAAAAGGAGACTTTAACGCTAATATATTAAAATACGAAAAAGCATT is a window from the Candidatus Woesebacteria bacterium genome containing:
- a CDS encoding RpiB/LacA/LacB family sugar-phosphate isomerase, translating into MTIYLGTDHRGYKLKENIFQWLVDGGHLVEDYGAYELNPDDDYTLHAEKVASVVAREKEAFGILLCGSGVGMAVAANKFDNIRASVGKEVDQVKAGRCDDDLNILVIAADFTSETEAKEMIETFLQTRFDGEVRHVRRLEDIKRIEANN
- the pgk gene encoding phosphoglycerate kinase, with the protein product MSLIASKQINAQGKLAFLRVDLDEDNFDNPRIKVALQVSKELLKQNPKKLVICGHRGRPKGKVDKLSMSIFKAFFENEMKRHVEFITYEDFPFGNKFSSSDHQVFLMENLRFWEGETGNASEFVDNLYSYFSPEIYINEAFASSHREHASIFGLPKLIKTKGGQIVFGERFIKEIEMLEKVLNDSSKPSRVYISGIKEDKLKYIDAFKDKFDEVLVAGRLPDLMGEIDKDPITQRLINSNVVVANLNQDKEDITIRSIEIFEEAAKGAKTIIVSGPIGKFEDEGQRLGTKRVFTAIANSNAYKIAGGGDTEEAIKYFKLENKFDWISTGGGAMLYYLENKTMPGIDVSL
- the gap gene encoding type I glyceraldehyde-3-phosphate dehydrogenase, with protein sequence MMIRVAINGYGRIGRLAFRVIAKAHESELELVAINTSGSMNTAGWAYLTNYDTSYGKFETVIRSEETKDLKEATDDNPEIGNFLYHDKKVPVLAQKDPEKLPWKKYNVDVVIEATGAFTTQEGAHKHAIAGARRVVISAPSKGENVGTYVIGVNEVKGNPEVISNASCTTNCVAPVASVLHSAFGIEKALMTTIHGYTDDQRLKDNSHKDLRRARAAAENIIPASTGAAIATTETIPELKGLFDGMSLRVPVATGSITDFTILLKRNVTKEEVNEALKNAAENNAIYKGILAVTEEPLVSSDIIGRTESAIVDLPLTQVVAGNLVKVFAWYDNEWGYTNRLVEQVVRVGHTLGSEIAPSDPISLSHQMES